One window of the Natrinema sp. CBA1119 genome contains the following:
- a CDS encoding DUF368 domain-containing protein — protein MEYERTDVVVDRLELLRAYGYGLCMGTADALPGVSGGTVALLLGFYGRLIAAVTAFTPRRAIAILRGYRPERRERAREALLELDFGFLLPLGVGMATAVVLIADLVSTLAESNPVAMFGFFTGLIAASAITLGRSLTFTTPVHAGTAAAGAGLALLVAADLVTLPGGGPVVILVAGAIAVSAMILPGISGSLILILLGQYIFLSDELSAFVRAIGDLLGDGSLADVIDPGTTVVLFLAGGVVGLVTIARVVRIALARNRELTLVFLVSLIAGSVPAPLHNIAETHAWTTETIALTAAWAALGAIALFALEYLVGGFDPE, from the coding sequence ATGGAGTATGAACGAACCGACGTCGTCGTCGACCGACTCGAGTTGCTTCGGGCCTACGGCTACGGGCTCTGCATGGGGACGGCCGACGCCCTCCCCGGCGTCTCCGGCGGCACCGTCGCGCTCCTGCTGGGCTTCTACGGCCGGCTGATCGCCGCCGTCACGGCGTTTACGCCTCGCCGAGCCATCGCCATCCTCCGGGGGTACCGTCCCGAGCGGCGCGAGCGGGCGCGCGAGGCGCTGCTCGAACTGGATTTCGGATTCCTGCTCCCGCTGGGCGTCGGCATGGCCACCGCGGTGGTGCTGATCGCCGACCTCGTCTCGACACTCGCGGAGTCCAACCCGGTCGCGATGTTCGGCTTCTTCACCGGGTTGATCGCCGCCTCGGCGATCACGCTCGGCCGGAGTCTGACGTTCACGACGCCCGTTCACGCAGGGACCGCGGCCGCGGGTGCCGGGCTCGCGTTACTGGTCGCCGCCGACCTCGTCACGCTCCCGGGAGGCGGTCCGGTCGTGATCCTCGTCGCCGGCGCGATCGCCGTCAGCGCGATGATCCTGCCGGGAATCTCCGGTTCGCTCATCCTAATACTGCTCGGCCAGTACATCTTCCTCTCCGACGAACTGAGTGCGTTCGTCCGCGCCATCGGCGACCTGCTCGGCGATGGCTCGCTCGCCGACGTCATCGATCCGGGAACGACCGTCGTGCTGTTCCTCGCTGGCGGCGTCGTCGGCCTCGTTACCATCGCCCGCGTCGTGCGTATCGCGCTGGCCCGCAACCGCGAGTTGACCCTCGTCTTCCTGGTCAGCCTCATCGCCGGCTCGGTTCCGGCCCCGCTGCACAACATCGCCGAAACGCACGCATGGACCACCGAAACGATCGCGCTGACGGCCGCTTGGGCCGCCCTCGGCGCGATCGCGCTGTTCGCGCTCGAGTATCTCGTCGGTGGGTTCGATCCGGAGTGA
- a CDS encoding SagB/ThcOx family dehydrogenase, with the protein MPTGAIDYHERTKHSPESVREGGRGLNFDNKPRPYKEYIDLPSKALADRIRPPQQPALAAIAEPTPDGDPTRARQPDLETVTNLCYYAAGITKRIERRGRTLRFRAAATTGALYHVDLYVVCGELGGDDGDDETGEPGRELEAGVYHFDPRTLSLDVLREGDYRGVLASASEHAGVADAPLSIVATSTWWRNAWKYGDRTFRHAFWDSGTHLANLLAVAHALDYRAEVVTGFADRPVADLLGLEPEREAPLEIVPIGSGNTDSESDFAAGSDANSGSADIDPIDPDTEPLSPNERAFPLIHEAWSAGTLESGGAADSWRSGRPVGPIGIREPGDGERVALEPVDHETASSRPLHETIRRRGSCREYERKPISFRKLSTVLDRAVRGVAMDSRLADDPPLSFVDPYLIVNGVDGLASGSYCYHPARGELERLQAGDFRSEAGHLALDQRLAADAAVCVYFLSDLEEIVDALGDRGYRVAQLEASLTAGRLYLGTYAHRDLGGTGLTFYDDIVSDFFAPRAAGQTPMFLYTIGRPA; encoded by the coding sequence ATGCCAACCGGGGCGATCGACTACCACGAGCGGACGAAACACTCGCCCGAAAGCGTTCGCGAGGGCGGTCGCGGCCTGAACTTCGACAACAAACCGCGGCCGTACAAGGAGTACATCGACCTGCCCTCGAAAGCGCTCGCCGACCGAATTCGCCCGCCCCAACAACCCGCGCTCGCGGCAATCGCGGAGCCAACACCCGACGGCGATCCGACTCGAGCGCGCCAGCCGGACCTCGAGACGGTCACGAACCTGTGCTACTACGCAGCCGGCATCACGAAGCGGATCGAGAGGCGCGGTCGCACCCTCCGCTTTCGCGCCGCGGCGACGACCGGTGCGCTCTACCACGTCGACCTGTACGTCGTCTGCGGCGAGCTCGGGGGTGACGACGGCGACGACGAGACCGGTGAACCGGGACGCGAACTCGAGGCCGGCGTCTACCACTTCGATCCCCGGACGCTGTCGCTCGACGTGCTCCGCGAGGGGGACTACCGCGGCGTGCTCGCGAGCGCCAGCGAGCACGCGGGCGTCGCCGACGCGCCGCTGTCGATCGTCGCGACCTCGACGTGGTGGCGAAACGCCTGGAAGTACGGGGACCGAACGTTTCGCCACGCGTTCTGGGACTCCGGGACGCACCTCGCGAACCTGCTGGCGGTCGCCCATGCGCTCGACTACCGCGCCGAGGTCGTCACCGGCTTCGCGGATCGTCCCGTCGCGGACCTGCTCGGACTCGAGCCCGAACGCGAAGCGCCACTCGAGATCGTGCCGATCGGTTCGGGAAACACCGATTCCGAGTCCGATTTCGCCGCCGGTTCCGACGCCAATTCCGGTTCGGCTGACATCGACCCGATCGATCCCGACACCGAACCGCTCTCGCCGAACGAGCGGGCGTTCCCGCTGATCCACGAGGCGTGGTCGGCTGGCACTCTCGAGAGCGGCGGCGCGGCCGACTCCTGGCGGTCCGGGCGGCCGGTGGGACCGATCGGTATCCGCGAACCCGGTGACGGCGAACGGGTTGCACTCGAGCCGGTCGATCACGAGACGGCCTCGAGCCGGCCGCTCCACGAGACGATCCGTCGCCGCGGCTCCTGTCGCGAGTACGAGCGCAAGCCGATCAGTTTCCGGAAGCTATCGACCGTGCTCGACCGGGCCGTTCGCGGGGTGGCGATGGACAGCCGTCTCGCGGACGACCCGCCGCTCTCCTTCGTCGATCCCTATCTCATCGTCAACGGCGTCGACGGCCTCGCATCGGGCAGCTACTGCTACCATCCGGCTCGAGGCGAACTCGAGCGGCTGCAGGCCGGCGACTTTCGCAGCGAGGCGGGCCACCTCGCGCTGGATCAGCGGTTGGCCGCCGACGCCGCGGTCTGCGTCTACTTCCTGTCCGACCTCGAGGAGATCGTCGACGCGCTCGGCGATCGCGGCTACCGGGTGGCACAGCTCGAGGCGTCGCTGACGGCCGGCCGACTGTATCTGGGGACGTACGCCCATCGCGATCTCGGCGGGACCGGGCTGACGTTCTACGACGACATCGTCTCGGACTTCTTCGCCCCCCGCGCCGCGGGACAGACGCCGATGTTCCTGTACACGATTGGACGGCCGGCCTGA
- a CDS encoding helix-hairpin-helix domain-containing protein: MDLESIPGVGEKTARALSALDDPERALRAGDVEAIATAPGISQGRAARIARGAIRLEHDDPGGFLATDRAREVYRELLGLLEERTVTDYAARRLETIYPSPRRSRIAEVQEFSREALECDPDPAVLDALEGVQPLREPGDVRVRERCLATTDAERYSEAREAIPELSVEIVEDAQGLAELARGYATVIALDESFAGVTLEGDVQVRPDALENPAEVVPERPLAFFARNRDRLQAAVAVHRAADLEPPCDLSALEDGLSRLAEDGTVAGDDELDRLTTAVDDLDAAASAAESVANDHLREAIREQDVTIEGSDLLSLVERGAGVDSLLSRELADEYAAAVEAARDHLVDALDLDQGEAEIARRAFSDEPTFPVERDEDVIGRLREELTAAKDRRAGKLKRELAADLADQRDGARQLVRDALELDVELAIARFAEEYECVMPEFADSEALRASEASSAERSSADSRAASEPPRDDGETASKSVAEVGFAIEGGRSPLLDEPLESIDPVDYEVSGVALLSGVNSGGKTSTLDLVASVVVLAHMGLPVPAERVRLRRFDDLHYHAKTQGTLDAGAFESTVREFADLAQGGEGSLVLVDELESITEPGASAKIIAGILEALSANGATAVFVSHLAGEIREMADYDVTVDGIEAVGLVDGALEVNRSPVKDHLARSTPELIVEKLAGEARDDAVATNGGAPADSEGDPAPVFYDRLLEKFE; the protein is encoded by the coding sequence ATGGACCTCGAGTCGATTCCGGGCGTCGGCGAGAAGACCGCCCGAGCGCTGTCCGCGCTCGACGATCCCGAGCGCGCGCTCCGGGCGGGCGACGTGGAAGCGATCGCGACCGCCCCGGGGATCTCCCAGGGGCGGGCCGCCCGCATCGCGCGCGGTGCGATCCGACTCGAGCACGACGATCCCGGCGGGTTCCTCGCGACCGATCGCGCCCGCGAGGTCTATCGAGAGCTCCTCGGCCTGCTCGAGGAGCGCACGGTCACGGACTACGCCGCCCGGCGACTCGAGACGATCTATCCGAGCCCGCGGCGCTCGCGCATCGCGGAGGTCCAGGAGTTCTCCCGCGAGGCGCTCGAATGCGACCCTGACCCCGCGGTGCTCGACGCGCTCGAGGGGGTCCAACCCCTTCGAGAGCCGGGCGACGTGCGGGTCCGCGAGCGCTGTCTGGCGACGACCGACGCCGAGCGCTACAGCGAGGCGCGCGAGGCGATCCCGGAGCTCTCCGTCGAGATCGTCGAGGACGCACAGGGACTGGCCGAACTCGCTCGCGGATACGCGACGGTGATCGCCCTCGACGAGTCCTTCGCCGGCGTCACGCTCGAGGGCGACGTGCAGGTCCGTCCCGACGCCCTCGAGAACCCGGCTGAAGTCGTCCCCGAGCGGCCGCTGGCCTTCTTCGCGCGCAATCGGGACCGCCTGCAGGCGGCCGTCGCGGTCCATCGGGCCGCCGACCTCGAGCCGCCCTGCGATCTCTCGGCCCTCGAGGACGGCCTCTCGCGGCTGGCCGAGGACGGCACGGTCGCGGGCGACGACGAACTTGACCGGCTGACGACGGCGGTCGACGATCTCGATGCGGCGGCGAGCGCGGCCGAGAGCGTCGCAAACGACCACCTTCGGGAGGCGATCCGCGAACAGGACGTGACGATCGAGGGCTCGGACCTGCTCTCGCTGGTCGAACGCGGGGCCGGCGTCGACTCTCTCCTCTCGCGGGAACTTGCGGACGAGTACGCCGCGGCGGTCGAGGCGGCCCGAGACCACCTCGTCGACGCGCTCGATCTCGATCAGGGCGAAGCCGAAATAGCGCGCCGCGCGTTCAGCGACGAACCCACGTTTCCGGTCGAGCGCGACGAGGACGTCATCGGTCGGTTACGCGAGGAGCTGACGGCGGCCAAGGACCGCCGCGCGGGCAAACTGAAGCGCGAGCTCGCGGCCGATCTCGCCGACCAGCGCGACGGTGCCCGTCAGCTCGTCCGGGACGCCCTCGAGCTAGACGTCGAACTCGCGATCGCCCGCTTCGCCGAGGAGTACGAGTGCGTGATGCCCGAATTTGCTGATAGCGAGGCGCTACGCGCCTCGGAAGCGAGTAGCGCGGAACGAAGTTCCGCGGACAGTCGAGCGGCTTCCGAACCGCCGCGAGACGACGGTGAAACCGCGAGCAAAAGCGTTGCCGAGGTCGGCTTCGCGATCGAGGGCGGCCGCTCGCCCCTGCTCGACGAGCCGCTCGAGTCGATCGATCCCGTCGATTACGAGGTCTCGGGCGTGGCGCTCCTCTCGGGGGTCAACAGCGGCGGGAAGACCTCCACGCTGGATCTGGTCGCGAGCGTCGTCGTGCTGGCCCACATGGGGCTCCCCGTTCCCGCCGAGCGCGTTCGCTTGCGGCGGTTCGACGATCTGCACTACCACGCCAAGACCCAGGGGACGCTGGACGCGGGTGCGTTCGAATCCACCGTCCGGGAGTTCGCGGATCTCGCACAGGGCGGCGAGGGCTCGCTCGTGTTAGTCGACGAACTCGAGAGCATCACCGAACCCGGGGCGTCGGCGAAGATCATCGCCGGGATTCTGGAGGCCCTCTCGGCAAACGGCGCGACGGCCGTCTTCGTCTCTCATCTGGCCGGCGAGATCCGCGAGATGGCCGACTACGACGTGACCGTCGACGGCATCGAAGCCGTCGGGCTCGTGGACGGGGCACTCGAGGTCAACCGCTCGCCGGTCAAGGACCATCTGGCACGGTCGACGCCGGAGCTAATCGTCGAGAAACTCGCCGGCGAGGCCCGGGACGACGCGGTCGCGACCAACGGCGGCGCGCCCGCAGACAGCGAGGGCGACCCGGCACCCGTGTTCTACGATCGACTCCTCGAGAAGTTCGAGTAG
- a CDS encoding DUF1059 domain-containing protein, with protein sequence MPYQFQCPRDGCSFELRCDADHEAARLARAHARVAHRDRIPPADLDRWLERIEAA encoded by the coding sequence ATGCCATACCAGTTCCAGTGTCCCAGGGATGGGTGTTCTTTCGAACTCCGCTGTGACGCCGATCACGAGGCCGCACGACTCGCGCGAGCCCACGCCCGCGTCGCACATCGCGACCGAATTCCCCCGGCGGATCTCGATCGCTGGCTCGAGCGAATCGAGGCGGCCTGA
- a CDS encoding ORC1-type DNA replication protein, translated as MADDPEEGMLSWDESVFKNEHVFEIDYVPETFKHREGQTQSLTYALRPAVRGSRPLNVVVRGPPGTGKTTAIQKLFDEVGAQTSEVRTIRVNCQVNATRYSVFSRLFEGTFDYEPPSSGISFKKLFGQIAEKLVEEDKVLVVALDDINYLFYENEASDALYSLLRAHEEYPGAKIGVVVVSSDPALDVIDELDSRVQSVFRPEDVYFPVYDQPEIVDILEERVERGFNDGVIARDTLEYVAELTAESGDLRVGIDLLRRAGLNAEMRASRTVERQDVENAYEKSKYINLSRSLSGLTDTERALLEVIADRDGDQAGEVYEVFHERTDLGYTRYSEIVNKLDQLGLIDADYADVDGRGRSRSLTLSYEKEAVLDRLE; from the coding sequence ATGGCAGACGACCCCGAAGAGGGGATGTTGTCGTGGGACGAATCCGTGTTCAAGAACGAGCACGTCTTCGAGATCGACTACGTCCCCGAGACGTTCAAGCACCGCGAGGGCCAGACCCAGAGCCTGACGTACGCGCTGCGCCCCGCGGTGCGGGGGTCGCGGCCGCTGAACGTCGTCGTTCGGGGACCGCCCGGGACGGGAAAGACGACGGCGATCCAGAAGCTGTTCGACGAGGTGGGGGCCCAGACGAGCGAGGTCCGCACGATCCGAGTCAACTGTCAGGTCAACGCGACCCGCTACTCGGTGTTCTCCCGACTCTTCGAGGGCACGTTCGACTACGAACCGCCCTCGTCGGGCATCTCCTTCAAGAAGCTGTTCGGCCAGATCGCCGAGAAGCTCGTCGAGGAGGACAAGGTGCTCGTCGTCGCCCTGGACGACATCAACTACCTCTTTTACGAAAACGAGGCCTCCGACGCGCTCTACTCCCTGCTGCGGGCCCACGAGGAGTATCCCGGGGCGAAGATCGGCGTCGTCGTCGTCTCCTCCGACCCCGCCCTGGACGTCATCGACGAACTCGACTCCCGCGTGCAGAGCGTCTTCCGCCCGGAGGACGTCTACTTCCCGGTCTACGACCAGCCCGAGATCGTCGACATCCTCGAGGAGCGTGTCGAACGGGGCTTCAACGACGGCGTCATCGCCCGGGACACCCTCGAGTACGTCGCGGAACTCACCGCCGAGAGCGGCGATCTCCGGGTCGGGATCGATCTGCTGCGACGGGCCGGACTCAACGCCGAGATGCGGGCCAGCCGAACCGTCGAGCGACAGGACGTCGAGAACGCCTACGAGAAGTCGAAGTACATCAATCTCTCGCGCTCGCTGTCGGGACTGACCGACACCGAACGGGCGCTGCTTGAGGTCATCGCCGACCGCGACGGCGACCAGGCCGGCGAGGTCTACGAGGTCTTTCACGAGCGGACCGACCTCGGCTACACGCGCTACTCCGAAATCGTCAACAAACTCGACCAGCTCGGCCTGATCGACGCCGACTACGCGGACGTCGACGGGCGCGGCCGCTCGCGGTCGCTCACGCTCTCCTACGAAAAAGAGGCGGTACTCGACCGGCTCGAGTGA
- the uvrB gene encoding excinuclease ABC subunit UvrB, giving the protein MSDAQGPLQPDRPNVDHPFRVDAPFEPAGDQPDAIEQLVDGFRSGMDKQTLLGVTGSGKTNTVSWVAEEIQKPTLVIAHNKTLAAQLYEEFRNLFPDNAVEYFVSYYDYYQPEAYVEQSDTYIDKDASVNDEIDRLRHSATRSLLTREDVIVVASVSAIYGLGDPRNYIDMSLRLEVGEEIGRDELLKRLVDLNYERNDVDFTQGTFRVRGDTVEIYPMYGRYAVRVELWGDEIDRMVKVDPLEGKTQGDQQAVLVHPAEHYSIPETTLEDAMDEIRDDLDSRISYFERKGDMIAAQRIEERTSFDLEMMQETGYCSGIENYSVYLSDRESGEAPYTLLDYFPDDFLTVVDESHVTLPQIRGQFAGDKSRKDSLVENGFRLPTAYDNRPLTFEEFEEKTDQTLYVSATPSDYEREESEQIVEQIVRPTHLVDPAIEVSDATGQVDDLMDRIDERIEREERTLVTTLTKRMAEDLTEYLEEAGVDVAYMHDETDTLERHEIIRSLRLGEIDVLVGINLLREGLDIPEVSLVAILDADQAGFLRSETTLVQTMGRAARNVNGEVVLYADEPSNAMESAIEETQRRREIQQEYNEEHGLEPTTIEKEVSETNLPGSKTDTSEVSGREIESEDDAARYVDELEERMQDAAGNLEFELAADIRDRIREVREEFELEGSDEGIAPPTEEF; this is encoded by the coding sequence ATGAGTGACGCGCAAGGTCCCCTCCAGCCGGACCGGCCGAACGTCGATCACCCGTTTCGGGTCGACGCTCCCTTCGAGCCCGCGGGTGATCAGCCCGACGCGATCGAGCAGTTAGTCGACGGGTTTCGGTCCGGAATGGACAAACAGACCCTGCTCGGCGTGACCGGGTCCGGGAAAACGAACACCGTCTCGTGGGTCGCCGAAGAGATCCAGAAACCGACGCTGGTGATCGCCCACAACAAGACGCTGGCGGCCCAGCTCTACGAGGAGTTTCGCAATCTCTTCCCGGACAACGCCGTCGAGTACTTCGTCTCCTACTACGACTACTACCAGCCCGAGGCCTACGTCGAGCAGAGCGACACCTACATCGACAAGGACGCCTCGGTCAACGACGAGATCGACCGCCTGCGCCACTCCGCCACGCGGTCGCTGCTGACCCGCGAGGACGTCATCGTTGTCGCGAGTGTCTCCGCGATCTACGGCCTCGGTGACCCGCGCAACTACATCGACATGTCCCTGCGACTCGAGGTCGGCGAGGAGATCGGCCGCGACGAACTCCTCAAACGCCTGGTGGATCTGAACTACGAGCGCAACGACGTCGACTTCACGCAGGGCACGTTCCGGGTGCGGGGCGACACCGTCGAGATCTACCCGATGTACGGCCGGTACGCCGTTCGGGTCGAGCTCTGGGGCGACGAGATCGACCGCATGGTCAAGGTCGACCCGCTCGAGGGGAAAACCCAGGGCGACCAGCAAGCGGTGCTCGTCCACCCCGCGGAGCACTACTCGATTCCCGAGACCACGCTCGAGGACGCGATGGACGAGATCCGCGACGATCTGGATTCGCGCATTTCCTACTTCGAACGCAAAGGCGACATGATCGCCGCCCAGCGCATCGAGGAGCGGACGTCCTTCGACCTCGAGATGATGCAGGAGACGGGCTACTGTTCGGGGATCGAGAACTACTCGGTCTACCTCTCCGATCGGGAGTCCGGCGAAGCGCCGTACACCCTGCTCGACTACTTCCCGGACGACTTCCTGACCGTGGTCGACGAGTCCCACGTCACCCTCCCGCAGATTCGCGGCCAGTTCGCCGGCGACAAGTCCCGGAAGGACTCGCTGGTCGAGAACGGCTTTCGGCTACCGACGGCATACGACAACCGGCCGCTCACCTTCGAGGAGTTCGAGGAGAAAACCGATCAAACGCTCTACGTGAGCGCCACACCGAGCGACTACGAGCGCGAGGAGAGCGAGCAGATCGTCGAACAGATCGTTCGGCCGACCCACCTCGTCGACCCGGCGATCGAGGTTTCCGACGCGACGGGGCAGGTCGACGACCTCATGGACCGCATCGACGAGCGTATCGAGCGCGAGGAGCGCACGCTCGTGACGACGCTGACCAAACGGATGGCCGAGGACCTCACCGAGTACCTCGAGGAGGCGGGCGTCGACGTGGCCTACATGCACGACGAGACTGACACGCTCGAGCGCCACGAGATCATCCGCTCGCTGCGATTGGGTGAGATCGACGTGCTCGTCGGGATCAACCTCCTGCGGGAGGGGCTGGACATCCCCGAGGTCTCGCTAGTGGCCATTCTCGATGCGGACCAGGCGGGGTTCCTTCGGAGCGAGACGACGCTCGTCCAGACGATGGGCCGGGCGGCCCGGAACGTCAACGGCGAGGTCGTCCTCTACGCGGACGAGCCCTCGAACGCCATGGAGTCCGCGATCGAGGAAACCCAGCGCCGCCGCGAGATCCAACAGGAGTACAACGAGGAACACGGCCTCGAGCCCACGACGATCGAAAAGGAGGTCAGCGAAACCAACCTGCCCGGCAGCAAGACCGACACCAGCGAGGTCTCCGGCCGGGAGATCGAGAGCGAAGACGACGCGGCGCGGTACGTCGACGAACTCGAGGAGCGGATGCAGGACGCGGCGGGGAATCTCGAGTTCGAGCTAGCGGCCGATATTCGCGATCGGATTCGGGAGGTCCGGGAGGAGTTCGAACTCGAGGGCAGCGACGAGGGGATCGCGCCGCCGACCGAGGAGTTCTAG